The Quercus lobata isolate SW786 chromosome 4, ValleyOak3.0 Primary Assembly, whole genome shotgun sequence genome segment AGTACCTATTTGCTAAAGACAATAAATTCACTCaataaaaacttctaagaatgataacgaATATTATCATCTAccaacaataaacaattaagtTTTGCTAAGAAAAGGGGGGGAAAGTGAGAGATAACAAAAGGCATGTGTCATCGAATTTtccattagataaattataagttttgaaaatttaaacctaaaaaGTCAATGTTCTTtagataacaaataaaacaccttATATCATCATTTCAACTTTCCAAGCATTTATACcatctaaaactaaaaatatgagaagaaattttttaaatgttaaaatttcgtgagagtattttagacattacacaataaaatattttaaaaatcataagatttcattagggtttaattAAGAGAATCACAATATGACATATTTactcttttccaaaatattaaggaaaaaattgcttgattttaaagtttaaggaggaATTGTAgactaccccaaacataaaggatgtAAGTGTTTTtatcctaagtttttgtttttgtttttgtttttgtttttgtgtgtaaaactatgtatttttacttaaaatggtgtgcaaagaaaaaaaaatacaaaaagtcaaccaaagaaaattgtatgtgaaattgtgaattttggctcaacaaagttgactaaaccaacaaaaatttctagaaacacaaaaaaagggcaaaatattttcataatacctttataattttgttatattttattttgacttgtgaAGAATTGACAGCTCAACGgttttgaaaatattgcaacaacaacaagatattttaacattttcacaaaagaaatattatgttcacgatatttttataacaaattataagtagtaggttgttattggtgggcaaaaACTAATTTCATTGgcaagtttaaattagaaccaataataatttaccacaTACGATTTACTATGaaagtgttataaaaaatattataaatacagcactttttttttttcacaattacctttatttttaaatgtagtTGGTTCCaaaatgatatttattattttaattagacctataagaaattaacacttcaacaattgtgaaaatattgtatgaatttgttatgttaatatttttttttattattttctgaAACATTACAActtgaacaaatcaaaaataatgtagcaaaaCTATGTAGCTttcgtattaaaaaaaaaaaaaaaaaaaaaaaaaaaaaaaaaaaaacaacaacaacaacaacaaccagtAAAATAgtacaaatttaaaaaaccagAAATACTGTAGTGAAACTACTATAACTTTAAGGTATTCgctcttttatatatagataatataatataaaacaaaaacaaaccagtgtatttgaggaaaaaaaaagtccatCTCACCATATTGACCAAATTAAATACCTTGAATAATAgtccatttggatacaacttattttgctgaaaactgaaaacaccgtagtaaaataaattttaaatgtgtgaatagtgccatgggacccatttttaatattttttctgaataaagtggttgtgggtcccatgaacagtgtatAAAGAGTGTGTGAACAATGTAAAACAGTGCGTAAACAATGTAAAACAGTGCTTTgtcacctaaaaaaaaaaaaaaaaaacttagcaaaTAATTTGTATCCAAATCCAACCTAAGTATGAAAGGTTTTTTAGTAACATTAGAATGAGTCTAAAAACATGACTAAACCAAAACACTATTTCTAAAACTATTTCCAAGTATATTGACTCTTTTTATATTGTTAATAGATTTATTAAAGAAAAGCTAGTTTTATTgcatttttgtaatataaaaagtAGGACAAGAAGCAAACGGGTTGTAAAGCTTCTAATTAACCAAACTGACACACGTAACTCATCGAGATAAGTTCAGATAACACTAGCATATGGATAACAGTTACTAAAGAAAAGAACAACAACCAACGTGTCTCTACATTTCACCGGAAACCCCtgaacaaagaaacaaagaaacaaagaaagccgAAAGAAATTGATtgagaggaaaagaaagttCTATTGTTTCTGCAATGTAACCAACACAACATCACTGAGCTGTGCTAAGCTTATATACataatcagagagagagaaagcgtAAATCATGGAGGCAGTTATAACAGATTAACCACCACTAATACGAGTAAATATAACAGCATTTAGGCCTAAATAACTGACTTAACAAAACGCTACGTAAGGTCAAACGACAGTGTTTTGAGTTTTAGTGATACGGTGCGTATGACTTCTTTTTACTTCGACACCGTTTTCATCTTGCCTTTTGCAGGTCTGGGAGCATCTGAAGGTTCTTCATCTTCAACCCCAAACTCCTCCTTGAACTTCACAAGCAGTTCAAGGTCAGCTTCATTTACTGTTGGCTtatgtctctctctcacttccTTAAAATGTGCTAATTTGATCTTTGGTACCTGGATCTGCAAGTCATCGATTTCCAGAGACACGAATGAATATGAAAATTCAAAGTGGACAAAGGGTTCTTAAAAAATACTACTACAAACAaactagaccaaaaaaaaaaaaaaaaaatcagcataCGTTAATAGAAAGAGAAAATCAACACCAAACATGAATCAATGCAATTGAGTGATACacgctcttttttctttttctttccagtaAACTAACACCCTCCCctcttttgagtttttcttcaaatcctATTTTACATAAGGACTTTTGGGCATTAAAAGTTCCACCCATGGTAAGTATGTTTGTGTGGCGTGATTTCTCCAATATTTTACTAACAAAAGAAAACTGGCATCGGAGGAAAGTTATGGTTGACCCACGGTGTGAGATTTGCTGTAAAAAACCAGAGTCTGTTGGCCATCTTTTGTGGGAGTGTCCTTTAGCAAGAAATGTATGGGCGATTTGCCAAGGTAAAGTTCATAAATGTCCCAATGATGCTAGGGAATTCTTTGCTCTGTTCTGGATGCTTGTTGATCGGCTACCAGAGATGGAGTTGGATAGATGGGCGACAATATCCTGGACGCTATGGAatgttagaaatatatattactTTGAACATGTTCAGCAACATCCTAAAGTAATCCTGGAAGGGGCACTCGGTTTCCTGGCAGAGTATCAGAGGTTGCTGGCCGCAATGAATAATTCTTAGTCTCTGTTTTTGACAGCTCTGTGTTTTGGTGCGTGGGACTTGGGCTTGTATTGTGGTGTGTGGGACTTGGGCTTCGTTTGTCTTTTGTCTTAGTTTTTTCTCTATCAATGCTCTAGCGTGGTTTTCTCCATATTGTATACCTGTGGCGCTGTGATATCTGGGTAGTTTGTCTTTTCTGCATATGGCTTTCTTTCCCTGGTGCTGGTATGTAGCCCAGGTGGTGAACCTCTTATACTTTGTAATAAACAAAATTCTGTCTCTTatctcacatatatatatatatatatatatatatatatatattttttttttttctttttcgaaCTTTTATTGACTTATATGTGCACATTTTGTGTCTATAAATGTAAATGTAAACCAAGAATTCTCTCTTTCCCATAAATTTACTAACTACTAAGGTAAAGGCAGTCTACGTATCTTCAAGAATTCTATCCATAATTAAGTTACTTATATTCAGccaaaaacatgattttttggaATGATTTCTTGTCTTGAACATCAGTTTCCTAACTAGTCCATACCTCtgaaatttgtttgtctttcttAAGTTCCTGCAATGATTTCTTGTGTCGAACACCAGCATCTTGGCAAGGGACCCACTCTTTGCCGGTTTTAATGAAGGAATCAGCCCTAAGAGTTGGACGAATAGACTGATATAGTGCATCTTTGACCTAAAAGTAAGTAACAGGTTTTAGTCATATAATCACTTTGGAGACATACTGACATCTAATGTCAAATTGACGCTTACGTAATAGGATATATCTGAACCAGAGAAACCTTCTGTATCGTtagctaaaaattttaattcttcttcaCCAATCATATTCGGAGTTTCCCCAATCTGAACCTGCTCAAATAAAAAACTGGAGGATATTAAACGAGACAAACTACAAAAGCATAAAGTACAGTGAGTtgctttgattctccaaattcatTGCATTACAAGAACTGAAGTACCTTAAATATGTGTTTCCTTGCCTCGTCATTTGGGAGAGGGATATAGATTCGCATATCAAAACGCCTCCTTATGGCCTACGTTAACTTTGCATTAGCCTCAACCCTAAAGCAATGTAGAtcataaaatcttttctatccatGGCCGTAAGTTagaagtattttattttttacttacctTATCCAAATCATAAGGAGTATTTGTGGCTGCTAGAATCAGAACATGCTCCGCACCGTTGCATACACCCTGAAATGTATTGAAGAAAATTTCCATTTCAAGATTACATGTAGAGTAGAAGGAAACAACGTATGATAATGTCATGTATTAAAtatttgagatttaattttataagGATATAGTGTAAAACCATATTTTACCCTCTTTAATATTAATCCCAATATGACACAGTATCTTATTAAATATTAGAGAATAAGTACAATCATTATAAACCATATATTTGTCTAGTGCCTGCGGTTTATAACCTCAGTATACAACTACAAAGATTAGACCCTCTTATAGTTGTACTCtagttatataatgtattataaatccGATTTAAAACACTATAATTACTATTTTTATgtgtattctaataagtattactatttactaAAAAGAATAAGGATGTTTCACCCACATTGGCTGTGTGTATCTAGTGTTCACTGATTATAATTTCAGTTtacaactacaaaggttaggtcattttgtagttgtactctgattatgtaatgtattataaacccggtttaaaacactattattattattttcgtctgtgttctaataagtattactgtttactcaaaaaaattctaatacccatttgaaaatccaaccaaattgagaGTTTATTAAAAGGTTATTAGGGTGTGATTGgatgtattaaattttagggataattacacataacccacctgtggtttggacgaaaatcactttgcctacttgtggtttgaaaagtatcacttaacccacctgtggtatgTTTCCGTCaatctccgtaacccacctcaagcccaaccgttacaaaaacacctcATAACcccaaaacacaacataacaTGAATCAAAACACTCAAAACTTGGAAACTTTTCGAGAAAGAGACCTGTGGTGAGATCAACGTGTTCTTCATGGTTTGGAGTGTCTGGAGGGGGAGAAAACACAAGTTTTGCAACATCAAAGTTAGGAAAAGTAGTTTTGGTAAAGAAAATCAAGGTATTTGTGTTTGTTCTCGatttagggtttcagattttgtgTCTGTTCTCATCTCATTTGTGGGTTTAGTGTAGCTTACATCACTTAAGGAGATCCTGTACAGGAAATGATGTTGATGAGGATGAGGGTGACTCTGACTCTTCTCTCATTTCCTTCAACTTGTTCTTCTCTACCAAAACGGCTATGTTTCCTTCACCAGCACGACCATTTGAGCCCAAAGCCACCACTCTCACCAAAACTAGACCTTTTCTCTGAAGTTTGAACCCGAGAGATAGAGTAGCTACAGGACCCTGATATCCCAGTATTGTTCTGTGCCACCCAAAACCGCCACCCAAAGACCCACTACCTCAAACATCCACCAATCAAACCAACACCCAAACAACCACCAAACCAACATCCAAAGCCACCCAAACACCCAACAACTACCAACGAGCAAAGCCCACCACCCACGGCCCATAACCCATAACGAGCAAAGCCCACCATCGATGACCATGACAAGTGAAACAGAAACCTAGAAATGGAAAATCTTCAAGCCGCCGCTGCTATCACCGTCTTCCTACCCCTGCCGTCGTCGTCCCTTACTTCTGCTGTCACTGTAGCCTTTAAGCATCTGAAccgagagagatagagaaaaagctcgGTTGTGGCTAGGTCGAGGAGCTCATCGAGGAGGCTCATGAAGATTAGTTTGTGTTGTGTTTGGGTGGTGGGAAAATGGGggaaataaaagaagagaaaaatgggtATTTGGGGGGATGGGGTTTTTAGATTGTTTTGCAATGTGGGACTTTGAGAGCTGAAACTGAAGGTGGAGTGTAATTTGTTATGTTGTTTTGGTGTGTGGTTTGGTTTATTTAATTGCTAAGAAAGGAAAAGAGTATGAAAATTAGTTTGTGAATTGTTTGGGTTCTGAGAAAATGGGAGTGAGAGAGGCAATGGGacttaggatttttatttttttttgggtacgttgttcatgttcttcatgtttaaaatttgtgtgaATTGAGAGAAAGAcaaataccactttttgatcttgtttttcttgcatttttgctctattttttgtttggggaggagagagacataaaatttgagcaaCAATACTTATTTACCCCtgattttaacagaggtggaTTACGGAAAATAAACGGAGCATACCAcaagtgggttaagtgatacttttcaaaccacggataggcaaagtgattttcgcctaaaccacaggtgggttatgtgtaattatccctaaatGTTAAGTAAAAATCTTATGTGGCAATTTCTTATTGGATAGTGCAAAATATTGATTTTACACCATATCCTTACCAAATTCGGACTCTAACTATTTAATAAAACATAAAGTTATTATGAACTGCATTGCAAACTACACCGTCATTAATTTTAAGGCGAACAAGGAAATGGTTGGTCATCTTCTCATCTATTGTTTGTTAataattcctttttttaattaattaataaatttaaccATAAATAATGTACAACTCTAGTACAAGATatgtgttagaattatggttaagtgattaaatttatcattttctaatagtttaaactttttaaacaATTAGTAATTAACATAATATCAGAGTAAGAGATCATGAATTCAAACTCTATCTTCAttctacctctcatttaaaatgttaaattcatACTTGTTAGGCCTCCACTTATTAAGGGAAAGTTTAGACCGACAAGTTACAGAACGTgttgaaattataattaaatgattaaatttatattttcctaatagtttaaacttttggaataATTGATAATTAACAGAATgcatacaataataataataacaacaacaataaaaaggCCTTAGTCCTAATTTTTTTGGGGCCGACTATGGATCTTCAACAGATTAATCAAGGTTGgctatatgtatttttttcctccgttttattttattcaaactcATACTCTCTGTCACTTCCTTAATTGAtgtcattttttactatttctattaatgttatttttggtcttcctctatcatttttctttccttcaactTGAATTGACCTCACTCTTTCCTATGAGTGCATTAGTTGCTCTCCTCTGAGTATGGCCAAATCATCTCAAATGACTCTCCCTCATCTTTTCAACAATAAAGGTCACCCCTATCTTTTTGTGGATTTCTTCATTTTGAGTCCTCTATTTCCACTTATCCATTTTAACCATCTCATTTCAGTTATACTTATTTTACGAATATATTACTTCATAACAACCTAGCATTTAGCACCATAGAGCATATCTAGTTTTATAACAATCTTATAAAActtttcctttaattttgaaagtatTCTACAATCacaaaataatcttttttttttctttgtttctccaCTTCATCCACAATGCTCTTATCCTATAATTCACATCATCTTCAATCTCTCAatctttatgaattatttatCCAAGATATCAAGAGCTCTTAATCTTTAGTATCTCTTGATCATTGAATTTTATATCTCCTTCATCTATATTTATACTTTTACTAAACTTACATTCCATATATTATGTTTTAGTTCAAGTTAATCGAAAGCATTTAGATTCTAGAGCGTCTCTCCTAATATATAATGATAGGTCACAATATCTTACTTGTGATGCTTTCACTTATACTCACACTACGTACTTGCAGCTCGATCAAACACTTAATCAACTTACTATACTTGGAGGAAAGcctttcttctccaaaacccaCTGCATAAACTCTCTAGAGACCATATCATATGTTTTCTCTAGCTAGGTCAATAAAGACCGTATGAAGATCTTTACAAGCTTCTATTGTTTTCCATTAGATGTCTATGTAAGAAAATAACTTCCATGGTAGATTGTCCTAGCATAAAACcaaattaattttctaataTTGTTGTTTTATGTCTTAACCTATATTCAATCACTCTTTTCCAAAGTTCCAAAACATGATTCATAAGTTTAATTTTATGGTAATTTGTTCAGTTTTGAACATCCTCATTGTTCTTGTAGATAGCTATTAAAGTACTTCTCCTCGACTCATTAGACATATATACAAGaatgcaaaacaaaaagaaaaattaaaacctaaaattcaaaagaaaaaatagccATTCTTTGGGCCACATTGATTTGAAGTTACTTAAGCTTAAATACCTTCAGTTAGGGCACCCATACTAAACATTTCGGTTCAATTTTTCATCAAATCCCTCAAATTCCATTTTATAAGTATAAAAATGTTCAATAAGATGCCTTTCAACTAATATcatgaaatgtaaaaaattcTTATTGAACAGAATAGTAATAAACTAAAATAAGTTATTGACAAACTACTTGTCCCCAATCTTAATCTAAGCATGTGaattatagtatataaaaatgaaGCTTGGAGCAAATCattctaaatttatttcaaggaaaacaaaatacCTGCATTTGTACAAGAAGTTCTGATTTGATTCGTCGAGATGGTTCATGCTCATTGTTTTCACCTCGTGGGCCACATAAGGAatcaatttcatcaataaaaataatggagGGAGCTTTTTCACGAGCCTCTTGAAAAAGATCTTTGACATGCTGTTCACTCTCTCCCATCCATTTACACACAATGTCTGATGGAGAAATACTGTGTATAAACAGTACACATGTAGATGTGTTGGCAACATTCCATCTATATAAAATGATTGTAAAGCAAACACATCTACATCTATGGGAAATCTGTACATGAATTGTAATAAATGCACCCGAAAATAACTGGTTGGAAGCAGTAGAGAATAAAACAATCGGAGATGGGAATCAATTGAATCATTATGGGGATGATGAATTCAGAAATTCAACACATTCCAATAATGTTATTATTGCAttgaaaaagcttataaaaGGAGCCAAAGACCCAATCATATGCAGTGGCGCTGCCACGTGCAGCTCAGGGTGGTCcaaggaacaccctgacctgaaaaaaaaaatttatataaattttttatatttgctctgtattaggaacaccctcaatcacaaaattaggaac includes the following:
- the LOC115987282 gene encoding protein SUPPRESSOR OF K(+) TRANSPORT GROWTH DEFECT 1-like; this translates as MTTPLTKRLDDTKVPLNKAIDAERKGDDAGALKHYKEALEQYSCCIEELKKKFQLYSERVKVIEKNPNLGSSKTDMVQAVFSLTDSSPESSHVVKLSDGNLNSLGGLEYCKQVLREAAIWPIEYRHFFTGNRKPWRAVLLFGPPGSGKTLLAETIAAEAKFNFFSISPSDIVCKWMGESEQHVKDLFQEAREKAPSIIFIDEIDSLCGPRGENNEHEPSRRIKSELLVQMQGVCNGAEHVLILAATNTPYDLDKAIRRRFDMRIYIPLPNDEARKHIFKVQIGETPNMIGEEELKFLANDTEGFSGSDISYYVKDALYQSIRPTLRADSFIKTGKEWVPCQDAGVRHKKSLQELKKDKQISEIQVPKIKLAHFKEVRERHKPTVNEADLELLVKFKEEFGVEDEEPSDAPRPAKGKMKTVSK